In Microcoleus sp. bin38.metabat.b11b12b14.051, a single genomic region encodes these proteins:
- a CDS encoding HEAT repeat domain-containing protein, producing MEKPVDFPKYLRFLVKSYQEKEHLYTLTDLQVEVRVEIPPQEKSPFPAENKPKTKIDRLEVLTGLRKYVQQGNLLLLGKPGSGKSTVLQRFRWELALEALEKGDRQIPVLVQLKYDESILEAICAEFENAQLNVSPEEVNDLRVRGKLLLLLDGVNEIPSQKRRQELQRFHDKNSHTRMIFTTRDLALGGSLGIEKQLEMCALTEPQMREFVGKYLPQHGDLLLRQLGNRLREVAETPLLLWMMCQVFDENSEKIPQSKGELFQEFDRQYDEFKGAQSVSEDFRRFKPHLLPQLAFVMLQGDSERPTDGLVAISRHRAEEILECWLRDRGVLDAPTKAKEWLEDLLEHHLLQVAAKRQEIEFHHQLFQEYYAGLALRKLFDEKHIDATDDRRLQYFYLNYLKWTEPLAFMLSLLGDDVQALRVVRLALDVDLMLGARLAGEVQRVFQQRTVGLVDGLDVPGWLKVGLLEEVRSDEAIPGLLKLLEDSDSYVRWSAAITLGNIGSKAAIPGLLKLLEDSDSDVRNNVAYALGEIGSDEAISGLFKLVEDSDSDVRKSVADALGAIGSDAVIRGLLKLVKDSYSYVCSSAVDSLGKIGSEAVIPELLKLVEHSEYFVRKSVADALGVIGSEAVIPGLLKLVKDPEMIVQQSAAKALKEIGCELENPGLMKVVENADSDVRNNVIGASAKIHYELAIPGLLKLVEYSEHEVRDNVGDVLDEIGSDALIPGLLKLIEDSSHCVRMGAVNALGKIGSELAIFGLLKLVEHSEHYVRSSVAVAFGRIGSDVAIPGLLKLVEDSYSSVRKDAVFVLEYMAKQHTEQVVPHLPHLLTLIPSKFGKEVHHLILAIQAACKYYDYPIRELSLTPEATNAKNSHGQTINIKELGNLNTGTVNFKGDQVGTQHNIHPKN from the coding sequence ATGGAAAAACCAGTTGATTTTCCTAAATATCTCCGATTCCTGGTTAAGTCTTATCAAGAAAAAGAGCATCTCTACACGCTGACGGATTTACAAGTGGAGGTGCGGGTGGAAATTCCACCGCAGGAAAAATCGCCCTTTCCCGCAGAAAATAAACCAAAAACGAAAATAGATCGCCTGGAAGTGCTAACGGGACTCCGCAAATACGTGCAGCAGGGCAATTTGCTGCTATTGGGAAAGCCCGGTTCGGGAAAATCGACGGTTTTGCAGCGTTTTCGGTGGGAATTGGCACTGGAAGCGTTGGAAAAGGGCGATCGACAGATTCCGGTATTGGTACAGTTGAAGTACGATGAGTCGATCCTAGAGGCAATCTGTGCAGAATTTGAGAATGCACAGCTCAATGTTAGCCCGGAAGAGGTAAACGATTTGCGGGTGCGTGGCAAGTTGCTGCTGTTGCTGGATGGAGTGAATGAGATACCATCGCAAAAACGGCGGCAGGAGTTGCAGCGATTCCACGATAAAAATTCCCATACGCGCATGATTTTCACGACGCGGGATTTGGCGCTGGGCGGCTCTTTGGGGATTGAGAAACAACTGGAGATGTGCGCGCTGACGGAACCGCAGATGCGGGAGTTTGTGGGCAAATATTTGCCGCAACATGGGGATTTGCTGCTGCGACAGTTGGGAAATCGCCTGCGGGAAGTCGCAGAAACACCGTTGCTGTTGTGGATGATGTGTCAGGTGTTTGATGAAAATAGCGAGAAAATTCCCCAGAGTAAGGGCGAGTTGTTTCAGGAGTTCGATCGCCAGTATGACGAGTTTAAGGGCGCTCAGTCGGTTTCGGAGGATTTTCGGCGCTTCAAGCCGCATCTGTTGCCGCAGTTAGCTTTTGTGATGTTGCAGGGCGATTCGGAGCGCCCTACGGATGGTTTGGTGGCGATTTCTCGCCATCGGGCTGAGGAGATTTTGGAGTGCTGGTTGCGCGATCGGGGCGTGCTGGATGCGCCAACGAAGGCGAAGGAGTGGCTAGAGGATTTGCTGGAACATCATCTGTTGCAGGTGGCGGCAAAGCGGCAGGAAATTGAGTTTCATCACCAATTGTTTCAGGAGTATTATGCGGGGCTGGCGTTGCGGAAACTGTTTGATGAGAAGCATATTGATGCTACGGACGATCGACGGTTGCAGTATTTCTATTTGAATTATCTTAAATGGACGGAGCCTCTGGCGTTCATGCTGTCGTTGTTGGGGGATGATGTGCAGGCGCTGCGGGTGGTGCGGCTGGCTTTGGATGTGGATTTGATGTTGGGGGCGCGACTGGCGGGGGAGGTGCAGCGGGTGTTTCAGCAGCGCACGGTTGGGTTGGTGGATGGGTTGGATGTGCCGGGGTGGTTGAAGGTTGGGCTTTTGGAAGAAGTGCGATCGGATGAGGCGATTCCGGGATTGCTTAAACTCCTGGAAGATTCAGATTCATATGTGCGTTGGAGCGCTGCAATTACCTTAGGCAATATCGGTTCCAAGGCAGCAATTCCCGGATTGCTTAAACTCCTTGAAGATTCAGACTCGGATGTGCGTAATAATGTGGCATATGCACTTGGAGAAATCGGTTCCGATGAGGCGATTTCAGGATTATTTAAACTCGTGGAAGATTCAGACTCTGATGTGCGTAAGAGTGTGGCAGATGCGTTAGGCGCGATCGGTTCTGATGCAGTAATTCGCGGATTGCTTAAACTCGTTAAAGATTCATACTCATATGTGTGTAGTAGCGCGGTAGACTCTTTAGGCAAAATCGGTTCTGAGGCAGTGATTCCCGAATTGCTTAAACTCGTTGAACATTCAGAGTATTTTGTGCGTAAGAGTGTGGCAGATGCGTTAGGCGTGATCGGTTCTGAGGCAGTAATTCCCGGATTGCTTAAACTCGTTAAAGATCCCGAGATGATTGTGCAACAGAGTGCAGCAAAAGCCTTAAAAGAAATCGGTTGCGAGTTGGAAAATCCGGGTTTAATGAAAGTCGTTGAAAATGCCGACTCTGATGTGCGTAATAATGTAATAGGTGCCTCAGCCAAAATCCACTACGAATTAGCGATTCCTGGTTTACTAAAACTTGTTGAATACTCGGAACATGAGGTGCGTGATAATGTAGGAGATGTCTTAGACGAAATCGGCTCCGATGCACTAATTCCGGGATTGCTCAAACTAATTGAAGATTCATCCCACTGTGTGCGTATGGGTGCGGTAAATGCGTTAGGCAAAATCGGTTCTGAGTTAGCGATTTTTGGATTGCTTAAACTTGTTGAACATTCAGAGCATTATGTGCGTAGTAGCGTGGCAGTTGCTTTTGGCAGAATCGGTTCCGATGTAGCGATTCCGGGATTGCTTAAACTTGTTGAAGATTCATACTCATCTGTGCGTAAAGACGCGGTATTTGTGTTAGAATATATGGCTAAGCAGCACACAGAGCAAGTCGTCCCCCATCTCCCCCACCTTCTTACCTTAATCCCCTCCAAATTCGGCAAAGAAGTTCACCACCTCATCCTCGCCATCCAAGCCGCCTGCAAATACTACGACTACCCGATACGTGAGTTGTCCCTAACACCAGAAGCAACCAACGCTAAAAACTCGCATGGGCAGACGATTAATATTAAGGAACTTGGGAATCTCAACACTGGAACGGTTAATTTTAAAGGCGACCAAGTAGGCACACAGCACAATATCCACCCAAAAAATTGA
- the ureA gene encoding urease subunit gamma, which yields MQLTPQEKDKLLIFTAALLAERRKQRGLKLNYPEALAYISAAILEGARDGLTVADLMSYGTTLLRREDVMEGIPEMVQEVQVEATFPDGTKLVTVHAPIR from the coding sequence ATGCAACTCACCCCCCAAGAAAAAGACAAACTGCTGATTTTTACCGCCGCCCTCCTAGCAGAGCGCCGCAAACAAAGAGGTTTAAAATTAAACTATCCCGAAGCCCTAGCCTATATTTCTGCCGCCATTTTAGAAGGAGCAAGAGATGGTCTCACCGTCGCAGATTTAATGAGTTACGGGACAACTCTGCTGAGGCGGGAAGATGTGATGGAAGGGATACCGGAAATGGTGCAGGAAGTGCAAGTTGAGGCGACTTTTCCCGACGGAACAAAGTTGGTGACAGTGCACGCTCCGATTCGTTAA
- a CDS encoding HEAT repeat domain-containing protein, translated as MAITPENQQAIVQILCKLLRDSKEPIIRAKAALSLGKLGIESAIPDLSQAASTDPDIQVCLSAIDALLLIAKPELIEIMTEPSKNQPTFHINQVGNINTGDVKIERDMVGIQYNYTFPEPKQAEAVGQVSEVIQDIRQQNPQASDIQIVDIIEGELATMHQNDPQKWQGWIDLLSVVFAGGVEAIKIIAPALGIPIEIARRLYEIYDRNRNQLPGN; from the coding sequence GTGGCAATTACCCCAGAAAACCAACAGGCGATCGTCCAAATTCTTTGCAAACTGTTGCGAGATTCAAAAGAACCCATAATCCGAGCAAAAGCTGCCCTATCATTAGGAAAGTTGGGCATCGAGTCAGCTATTCCCGATCTTTCCCAAGCTGCCTCAACAGATCCCGATATTCAAGTCTGCCTGAGCGCAATAGATGCCCTTCTTCTCATCGCCAAACCCGAATTAATAGAAATTATGACAGAACCATCAAAAAATCAACCAACTTTCCATATCAATCAAGTCGGCAACATCAATACTGGCGATGTGAAGATTGAGCGTGACATGGTAGGGATTCAATACAACTATACCTTTCCCGAACCCAAACAAGCCGAAGCTGTCGGTCAAGTTTCGGAAGTGATTCAAGATATTCGCCAACAAAATCCCCAAGCTTCAGATATACAAATTGTTGACATCATTGAGGGTGAGTTGGCAACAATGCACCAGAACGATCCGCAAAAATGGCAGGGCTGGATAGACCTTTTGAGTGTAGTATTTGCAGGGGGCGTAGAAGCAATCAAAATAATCGCTCCAGCCCTGGGGATTCCGATCGAAATCGCTAGGCGACTGTATGAAATATACGATCGAAATCGCAACCAACTTCCAGGCAACTAA
- a CDS encoding HEAT repeat domain-containing protein, translating into MIQNPAYQQMVLDTFCNALEDASPAIRAKAAEALGKIGDVAIIAPLLINTLKDTAPEVRRSAIQALGQLKNEASIPHLLTAAKDSDNFVRQSVAEALGEIGSEVAIPALLKLIEDANYDVRQSAADALGKIHSEVAIPALLKLLEDSNYDVRQSAADALGKIGSEAAIPALLKLLEDPDPEIRQASAIALGKLGNETLIPILIRLLEDSNAHVRESAVDALGNVAQYRVA; encoded by the coding sequence ATGATTCAAAACCCAGCATATCAGCAGATGGTGCTAGACACCTTTTGCAATGCCCTAGAGGATGCCAGCCCCGCTATCCGGGCAAAAGCAGCAGAAGCATTGGGAAAAATAGGAGATGTCGCGATCATCGCCCCCCTATTAATAAACACCCTCAAAGACACCGCCCCAGAAGTCCGCCGTAGCGCCATCCAAGCCCTCGGACAACTGAAAAATGAAGCCTCCATTCCTCACCTGCTAACAGCAGCAAAAGATTCAGATAACTTTGTGCGTCAAAGTGTGGCTGAAGCATTAGGCGAAATCGGTTCCGAGGTGGCAATTCCGGCTTTACTCAAACTCATTGAAGATGCCAACTACGATGTGCGTCAAAGTGCAGCGGATGCGTTAGGCAAAATTCATTCTGAGGTGGCAATTCCTGCCTTACTCAAACTCCTTGAAGATTCAAACTACGATGTGCGTCAAAGTGCAGCGGATGCGTTAGGCAAAATTGGTTCCGAGGCGGCAATTCCCGCCTTACTCAAACTCCTTGAAGATCCAGATCCAGAAATTCGTCAAGCAAGCGCGATCGCCCTGGGAAAACTGGGTAACGAAACGTTGATTCCAATCTTAATCCGCTTGTTGGAAGACTCAAACGCGCACGTCAGGGAAAGTGCCGTCGATGCCTTGGGTAACGTTGCTCAATACCGGGTTGCTTAA
- a CDS encoding urease accessory protein UreD: MQKNVIQEFNHQPTNSVAKNWHGHLNLAYANRGGATEIIHNQMQAPLKVQRPFYPEGKEVCHSVVLHTAGGVVGGDRLSLNFHLQPNAKALITTAAAGKIYRSSGHLAQQTIDITLDSGANLDWLPQETIVFDGAIYRQDLRVELAPQASILLWEITRFGRSARGEKFLSGEWRSHTEIWQENSPLWIDRQWLKGGSQMLESPHGLAGKPAVATLAWLGAPVTAEIVEKVRALRCEETLAPGALGVDSAAGVTRIPNGLLCRYRGSSTAAARDWFIAIWQLLRLSFSERSCCLPRVWIK; the protein is encoded by the coding sequence ATGCAAAAAAACGTCATCCAAGAATTCAATCATCAACCTACAAATAGCGTTGCCAAGAATTGGCATGGGCACCTCAATTTAGCCTACGCGAACCGTGGCGGCGCAACTGAAATTATTCACAATCAAATGCAAGCGCCCCTCAAGGTGCAGCGTCCGTTTTATCCTGAAGGGAAAGAGGTTTGTCACAGCGTAGTTTTGCACACGGCTGGGGGAGTTGTCGGGGGCGATCGCCTTTCGCTCAATTTTCACCTCCAACCAAACGCCAAAGCTTTAATCACCACCGCTGCGGCTGGTAAAATTTATCGCAGCAGCGGACATTTAGCACAACAAACTATAGACATCACATTAGACTCAGGCGCTAATTTGGATTGGCTTCCGCAGGAAACAATCGTTTTCGACGGCGCCATATACAGGCAAGATTTGCGGGTAGAATTAGCACCGCAAGCGAGTATTTTGCTGTGGGAAATTACGCGGTTTGGACGTAGTGCTAGGGGCGAAAAATTTTTGTCAGGAGAATGGCGATCGCACACGGAAATCTGGCAGGAAAACAGCCCTCTGTGGATTGACAGACAATGGCTCAAAGGTGGATCTCAAATGCTCGAAAGTCCTCACGGTTTAGCAGGAAAACCCGCAGTCGCTACTCTCGCTTGGCTCGGCGCACCCGTAACAGCGGAGATCGTGGAAAAAGTGCGAGCTTTGCGGTGCGAAGAAACCCTGGCTCCTGGAGCTTTAGGAGTTGATTCTGCTGCGGGCGTTACTCGCATTCCCAACGGTTTGCTGTGTCGGTATCGCGGTTCGTCCACCGCTGCCGCCAGAGACTGGTTTATCGCCATTTGGCAGTTGCTGCGCCTGTCTTTTTCCGAACGCTCTTGTTGTTTGCCCAGAGTTTGGATAAAATAG
- a CDS encoding photosystem II assembly protein, which yields MNNPLANWWRSQQFNQALKSQNNRLAQKLLKKIQNSGAKLSLQEKLFKERLQLEQLLQQKNDRIQEGDRRLAELEVQVGFGQLDAPGYIDELKLLPDTKFIEVISQNFKLRECDASMIQCTGIHEKVFDNFEQHLAGFLTNEFNNLKRQTTKFDFLVQQAIDDIKKLKEGQDPQYSFELSPHIYLMRYFLDNVYCTYLAWFLIYKAGLLPTKVNILDIAAGPGTVAYGLGLLLQSINEFCVIPPMHISYYSLEQQKAFQYRGLQFWRQYMEPQAINAYFRFDTSSIFDSESQSRKIPQKFFEFIVISHCFFNDEDRREKSHRIYKDIFNNSLTDSGYVLLIIQEKKLLIPYNIRQIESCEQELSVVKQFVDDLGLTLVWYKYLHSTDSRTSHPNFGKFARENLHAQQFISPLFRQHFNLRYDLNYSIDDYVILARK from the coding sequence ATGAATAATCCGCTAGCTAACTGGTGGCGTTCTCAACAGTTTAACCAAGCATTGAAGAGTCAAAATAATCGACTTGCCCAAAAACTGTTAAAAAAAATACAAAATTCAGGGGCAAAACTATCGTTGCAGGAGAAACTATTTAAAGAGCGGCTACAGCTTGAACAATTATTGCAACAAAAAAATGACCGCATCCAAGAAGGCGATCGGCGTTTAGCAGAATTAGAAGTGCAAGTGGGGTTCGGACAACTTGACGCCCCCGGCTATATTGATGAGTTAAAGTTGCTTCCTGACACTAAGTTTATTGAAGTTATTTCACAAAATTTTAAACTTAGAGAATGCGATGCAAGCATGATCCAATGCACAGGAATTCATGAAAAGGTGTTTGATAATTTTGAACAACATTTGGCTGGTTTTCTCACAAATGAGTTTAATAATTTAAAACGCCAAACAACAAAATTTGATTTTTTAGTTCAACAAGCTATTGACGATATAAAAAAACTCAAAGAAGGACAAGATCCTCAATACAGTTTTGAGCTAAGTCCTCACATCTATTTAATGAGGTATTTCCTAGATAACGTCTATTGTACATATCTAGCTTGGTTCCTCATTTACAAGGCAGGGTTATTACCAACTAAAGTTAATATCCTTGATATTGCCGCGGGGCCGGGGACAGTTGCCTACGGACTAGGTTTGTTGTTGCAAAGTATTAACGAGTTTTGTGTAATACCGCCAATGCACATATCCTATTACTCTTTGGAACAGCAAAAAGCTTTTCAATATCGCGGACTCCAGTTTTGGCGTCAATATATGGAGCCCCAAGCGATCAATGCTTACTTTCGGTTTGACACTTCTAGCATCTTTGATTCTGAAAGTCAATCGAGAAAAATTCCTCAAAAGTTTTTTGAATTTATTGTAATTTCTCACTGTTTTTTTAACGATGAGGATAGAAGAGAAAAATCCCATCGCATTTATAAGGACATATTTAACAACAGCCTGACAGATTCGGGTTATGTTTTGCTAATCATTCAAGAAAAAAAGTTGCTCATACCGTATAATATTCGTCAAATTGAAAGTTGCGAACAGGAGCTAAGTGTAGTCAAACAATTTGTTGACGATCTGGGGTTAACCTTGGTTTGGTATAAATATTTACATTCAACGGACAGCCGGACATCCCATCCTAACTTTGGAAAATTTGCTAGAGAAAATCTCCATGCCCAGCAATTCATCAGTCCACTTTTTCGCCAGCATTTTAACTTGCGTTATGACTTGAATTATTCTATTGATGACTATGTAATATTAGCCCGAAAATAA
- a CDS encoding urease subunit beta translates to MIPGEMIVSEGEIELNADRPTLRLLVGNTGDRPIQVGSHYHFYETNEALAFDRERAKGMRLDIPAGTAVRFEPGDEREVQLVPFVGSRQVYGFNSKVNGHLDD, encoded by the coding sequence ATGATTCCGGGAGAGATGATTGTTTCAGAAGGTGAAATTGAGTTAAATGCCGATCGCCCAACGCTGCGCCTGCTGGTCGGAAATACGGGCGACAGACCGATACAAGTCGGTTCCCACTATCACTTCTACGAGACGAACGAAGCGTTAGCATTCGATCGAGAACGAGCAAAAGGAATGCGCTTGGATATCCCTGCCGGTACAGCAGTCAGATTTGAACCGGGCGATGAAAGGGAAGTGCAATTAGTACCGTTTGTTGGTAGCCGTCAAGTCTACGGCTTCAACTCAAAAGTTAACGGTCATCTGGACGATTGA
- the ureC gene encoding urease subunit alpha codes for MSYRMDRRAYAETFGPTTGDRVRLADTELFIEVEQDFTTYGDEVKFGGGKVIRDGMGQSPISNADGAVDTVITNALILDWWGIVKADVGLKEGKIYKIGKAGNPYIQDRVDIIIGPGTEVIAGEGMILTAGGVDTHIHFICPQQIEVAIASGVTTMIGGGTGPATGTNATTCTPGPWHMYRMLQAADAFPVNLGFLGKGNSSQPQGLVEQVLAGAMGLKLHEDWGTTPSTIDNCLSVADEYDVQVAIHTDTLNEAGFVEATIAAFKNRTIHTYHTEGAGGGHAPDIIKVCGQANVLPSSTNPTRPYTVNTLEEHLDMLMVCHHLDRGIPEDVAFAESRIRRETIAAEDILHDLGAFSMISSDSQAMGRVGEVIIRTWQTAHKMKVQRGNLPPLTPPYQGGEIRGITPPYQGGEIRGITPPYQGGEIESRNDNFRAKRYIAKYTINPAITHGISQYVGSVEEGKLADLCLWRPAFFGVKPELVIKGGAIAYGQMGDANASIPTPQPVHMRPMFGSFGGAIGATCLTFVSQVACDRDIAAQLGLQKPTVAVSGTRQISKRDMKLNDYLPHMEVDPETYEVRADGQLLTCEPATVLPMAQRYFLF; via the coding sequence ATGAGTTACAGAATGGATCGCCGCGCTTACGCGGAAACCTTTGGGCCGACAACGGGCGATCGCGTGCGGTTAGCCGATACAGAATTATTCATAGAAGTTGAACAAGACTTCACAACCTACGGCGATGAAGTTAAATTTGGTGGCGGTAAAGTCATTCGCGATGGCATGGGACAGTCGCCTATTTCTAATGCTGATGGTGCTGTTGATACGGTAATTACTAATGCTTTGATATTGGACTGGTGGGGAATTGTTAAGGCAGATGTTGGACTTAAAGAGGGCAAGATTTACAAAATTGGTAAAGCCGGAAATCCTTACATTCAAGATAGGGTAGATATTATTATCGGGCCCGGTACTGAAGTGATTGCGGGTGAAGGAATGATTCTGACGGCGGGGGGAGTTGATACTCACATTCATTTTATTTGCCCGCAACAAATCGAAGTGGCGATCGCCTCTGGAGTCACTACCATGATCGGCGGTGGTACTGGCCCAGCAACGGGTACAAACGCCACGACTTGCACTCCGGGGCCTTGGCATATGTACAGAATGCTGCAAGCAGCGGATGCTTTCCCGGTGAATTTGGGGTTTTTAGGTAAGGGAAATAGCAGTCAACCTCAAGGATTAGTCGAGCAAGTATTGGCTGGTGCAATGGGTTTGAAGCTGCACGAAGATTGGGGAACTACGCCATCTACTATTGACAATTGTTTGAGTGTAGCTGACGAGTACGATGTGCAAGTGGCAATTCACACGGATACTCTGAATGAAGCGGGATTTGTGGAAGCTACAATTGCGGCATTTAAAAATAGGACAATTCATACTTATCACACGGAAGGTGCGGGTGGCGGACACGCGCCGGATATTATTAAAGTTTGCGGACAAGCTAATGTTTTGCCTTCGTCTACTAACCCGACTCGCCCTTACACTGTCAATACTTTAGAAGAACATTTAGATATGTTGATGGTTTGCCACCATTTGGATCGGGGGATTCCTGAAGATGTGGCTTTTGCTGAGTCGAGAATTAGAAGGGAAACTATTGCTGCTGAGGATATTTTGCACGATTTGGGTGCGTTTAGTATGATTTCTTCTGACTCGCAGGCGATGGGAAGGGTTGGAGAGGTGATTATTCGGACTTGGCAAACTGCACATAAAATGAAGGTGCAAAGGGGAAATTTACCCCCCCTAACCCCCCCTTACCAAGGGGGGGAAATAAGAGGGATAACCCCTCCTTACCAAGGGGGGGAAATAAGAGGGATAACCCCTCCTTACCAAGGGGGGGAAATAGAGAGTCGAAATGATAATTTTCGGGCGAAGCGGTATATTGCAAAATATACGATTAATCCGGCGATTACTCACGGAATTAGTCAGTATGTGGGTTCGGTGGAAGAGGGTAAGTTGGCGGATTTGTGTTTGTGGCGGCCGGCGTTTTTTGGGGTGAAACCGGAGTTGGTAATTAAGGGTGGGGCGATCGCCTACGGGCAGATGGGAGATGCTAATGCGAGCATTCCGACGCCGCAGCCGGTGCATATGAGGCCGATGTTTGGCAGCTTTGGGGGGGCGATTGGGGCGACTTGTTTGACGTTTGTTTCGCAGGTGGCGTGCGATCGAGATATTGCAGCACAGCTCGGTTTACAAAAGCCCACTGTAGCAGTTTCGGGGACACGGCAAATTAGTAAAAGAGATATGAAACTGAACGATTATTTGCCGCACATGGAAGTCGATCCAGAAACTTATGAAGTGAGGGCGGATGGGCAATTGTTGACTTGCGAACCTGCAACTGTTTTGCCAATGGCGCAGCGATATTTTCTGTTTTGA
- a CDS encoding glycosyltransferase family 61 protein has protein sequence MNPKLVDQIKQMLKQSLLATSRRVWRTPLDRRTSIKLLDDSIVYKQQHEPIDIPALTSVNGLPSRFFTTETTVSFAPDYVWKISLNEKIDSLTICTSGNTLLNQKLLLDLDFRISGAGILEWPYKPHQITYPLVVAPWSHLWCSYYDYVIFVLAKLCRIEEALGKEIWQEAKICYPLRHTVFESGFTSKLGIPESSLIDTRARDTGYHAESVVVGNNQDWYFPSPYDIELLRKKFCLEEKVKPYRKLYVSRSGRRQVKNETEVREVLKEFDFEILEDISRTVDEQIRLFAEAAVVVGPHGAGFTNLLWCQPGTKVLECFYGGYTPPYFYYISQLLGLEYHRMVDDSENPEDWSFIGMDMMVDVKVLRREIKKMLE, from the coding sequence ATGAACCCCAAATTAGTTGACCAAATTAAACAGATGTTGAAGCAGAGCTTGTTGGCCACGTCGAGGCGTGTTTGGAGAACCCCGTTAGACAGGCGCACCAGCATCAAATTGCTAGACGACAGCATAGTTTACAAACAGCAGCACGAACCCATCGACATACCTGCATTAACCTCAGTAAATGGATTGCCTTCTCGGTTTTTTACCACAGAAACAACAGTTTCTTTTGCTCCGGATTATGTTTGGAAAATATCGCTGAACGAAAAAATAGATTCTCTCACTATTTGTACGTCTGGCAACACCCTGCTAAATCAAAAGTTGCTGTTAGACTTAGATTTTAGGATTAGCGGTGCCGGCATTCTAGAATGGCCTTACAAACCCCACCAAATTACTTATCCGCTGGTAGTTGCTCCTTGGTCGCATTTGTGGTGTAGTTATTACGATTATGTAATTTTTGTACTGGCTAAACTTTGTCGGATAGAAGAAGCTTTAGGTAAGGAAATTTGGCAAGAAGCAAAAATTTGTTATCCTCTGCGCCACACAGTTTTTGAGTCGGGATTTACTAGCAAACTAGGTATTCCTGAAAGTTCTCTGATCGATACTCGGGCTAGAGATACGGGATATCACGCAGAAAGCGTCGTGGTGGGAAACAATCAAGATTGGTATTTTCCCAGTCCTTACGATATAGAGCTGTTGCGAAAAAAATTCTGTCTAGAAGAAAAGGTAAAGCCTTACAGAAAACTGTATGTGTCTAGAAGCGGGCGGCGCCAGGTAAAAAATGAGACAGAAGTGCGAGAGGTATTGAAGGAGTTTGATTTTGAAATTTTGGAAGATATTTCGCGCACTGTAGACGAACAAATTCGTTTGTTTGCAGAAGCGGCAGTGGTTGTTGGCCCTCACGGCGCTGGTTTTACAAATCTGCTGTGGTGTCAGCCGGGAACGAAAGTATTGGAATGCTTTTATGGAGGGTATACTCCACCATATTTTTATTACATTTCGCAGCTATTGGGATTAGAATACCATCGGATGGTCGATGACAGCGAAAATCCGGAAGATTGGAGTTTTATTGGTATGGATATGATGGTGGATGTGAAGGTTTTGAGAAGGGAAATTAAGAAAATGCTGGAGTAA